Proteins encoded by one window of Cloeon dipterum chromosome 4, ieCloDipt1.1, whole genome shotgun sequence:
- the pall gene encoding F-box only protein 28 isoform X1 gives MIVGLRRLRARIKTFRTEPERKESKMSLREIMDSSSSSGSEANNRQSNLCLLELPDIVQRRIFSFLSYDEIARLRIVCKDFDIMGKTVLNKGLVAVEKFRNMCLKEVKIQLPRRESERRVHPLARHVDVLMAIETRISMLSMTYGKYIDSGLCCFIPGKVLDEMFRVLRIVRESKTPPRPHEILQELRDISSMAMEHFDEKVCSSLKPKFTIILFPGTPKAKSLLTLKMSNDEVDAVQAVQTNLQKVKGNCTELRKQVKSLRSKVLKLGGKIDDNKSKLQDQSAKISEQGAQIQDLRRVVDELSQKVLDISRSHDTSMNKSSSKGGSSNKISSVKAFFSGSHTSQSGVVTRSKRARAQDTESDPVPPKKMC, from the exons ATGATTGTTGGACTTAGACGACTTCGTGCGCGTATCAAG ACATTTCGGACTGAACCTGAAaggaaagaaagcaaaatgAGTCTTCGAGAGATAATGgactcttcttcttcttctggGTCAGAAGCTAACAACAGGCAGAGCAATTTGTGTCTGCTCGAGCTGCCTGACATTGTGCAGAGGCGAATATTCTCTTTCCTATCTTACGATGAAATTGCTCGTCTCAGAATT GTTTGCAAAGACTTTGATATTATGGGTAAAACTGTCTTGAACAAAGGACTGGTAGCTGTAGAGAAGTTTCGAAATATGTGTCTGAAAGAGGTGAAAATCCAACTGCCGCGGAGGGAGTCTGAGAGGCGGGTGCACCCTCTGGCCAGACATGTTGATGTCCTCATGGCCATAGAAACAAGAATATCTATGCTCTCTATGACCTATGGCAAATACATTGATTCAGGACTTTGTTGCTTTATTCCTGGAAAG GTTCTGGATGAAATGTTCCGTGTGCTGAGGATCGTGCGTGAATCAAAGACTCCTCCTCGACCCCATGAAATTTTGCAAGAGCTCCGTGACATCAGCTCAATGGCTATGGAGCATTTTGATGAGAAAGTTTGCTCGTCATTGAAACCAAAGTTCACAA ttattttgtttCCAGGCACTCCTAAGGCTAAGAGCCTATTAACTTTGAAAATGTCTAATGATGAGGTTGATGCAGTCCAAGCTGTCCAAACTAATTTGCAGAAAGTGAAGGGCAACTGCACAGAGCTACGTAAGCAAGTCAAGAGTTTGCGTTCAAAG GTACTGAAGCTAGGAGGTAAAATTGATGACAACAAAAGCAAACTCCAAGACCAATCCGCCAAGATCTCGGAACAAGGTGCTCAGATCCAAGACTTGCGTCGTGTCGTCGATGAGCTGAGTCAAAAGGTGCTTGATATCAGTCGCTCCCATGACACAAGCATGAACAAATCATCAAGCAAAggtggcagcagcaacaaaatttcttcagTTAAGGCCTTCTTTTCGGGTTCGCACACCAGTCAATCAGGAGTAGTCACAAGGTCCAAGAGGGCCCGAGCACAAGATACTGAATCAGATCCAGTCCCACCGAAGAAGATGTgttga
- the Tim9a gene encoding mitochondrial import inner membrane translocase subunit Tim9 — translation MAETAAAVLASAAGGSSDKEHQEQIKSFRDFLLSYNKLSEICFDACVWDLTTRKVKDQEDKCAMNCMEKYLKMNQRVSQRFQEFQVLANENAMAAMQKASP, via the exons ATGGCAGAAACGGCGGCCGCAGTCTTAGCGTCAGCTGCGGGAGGTTCATCAGACAAAGAACACCAAGAGCAAATTAAATCG TTCCGCGATTTTTTGCTGTCTTACAATAAGCTCtcagaaatttgttttgacgCCTGTGTCTGGGATCTGACTACGAGAAAAGTGAAGGATCAGGAA GACAAATGCGCCATGAATTGTATGGagaagtatttaaaaatgaaccagCGAGTGTCGCAGAGGTTCCAGGAATTTCAAGTCCTCGCGAATGAAAACGCCATGGCAGCTATGCAGAAAGCAAGTCCTTAG
- the pall gene encoding F-box only protein 28 isoform X3, whose amino-acid sequence MSLREIMDSSSSSGSEANNRQSNLCLLELPDIVQRRIFSFLSYDEIARLRIVCKDFDIMGKTVLNKGLVAVEKFRNMCLKEVKIQLPRRESERRVHPLARHVDVLMAIETRISMLSMTYGKYIDSGLCCFIPGKVLDEMFRVLRIVRESKTPPRPHEILQELRDISSMAMEHFDEKVCSSLKPKFTIILFPGTPKAKSLLTLKMSNDEVDAVQAVQTNLQKVKGNCTELRKQVKSLRSKVLKLGGKIDDNKSKLQDQSAKISEQGAQIQDLRRVVDELSQKVLDISRSHDTSMNKSSSKGGSSNKISSVKAFFSGSHTSQSGVVTRSKRARAQDTESDPVPPKKMC is encoded by the exons atgAGTCTTCGAGAGATAATGgactcttcttcttcttctggGTCAGAAGCTAACAACAGGCAGAGCAATTTGTGTCTGCTCGAGCTGCCTGACATTGTGCAGAGGCGAATATTCTCTTTCCTATCTTACGATGAAATTGCTCGTCTCAGAATT GTTTGCAAAGACTTTGATATTATGGGTAAAACTGTCTTGAACAAAGGACTGGTAGCTGTAGAGAAGTTTCGAAATATGTGTCTGAAAGAGGTGAAAATCCAACTGCCGCGGAGGGAGTCTGAGAGGCGGGTGCACCCTCTGGCCAGACATGTTGATGTCCTCATGGCCATAGAAACAAGAATATCTATGCTCTCTATGACCTATGGCAAATACATTGATTCAGGACTTTGTTGCTTTATTCCTGGAAAG GTTCTGGATGAAATGTTCCGTGTGCTGAGGATCGTGCGTGAATCAAAGACTCCTCCTCGACCCCATGAAATTTTGCAAGAGCTCCGTGACATCAGCTCAATGGCTATGGAGCATTTTGATGAGAAAGTTTGCTCGTCATTGAAACCAAAGTTCACAA ttattttgtttCCAGGCACTCCTAAGGCTAAGAGCCTATTAACTTTGAAAATGTCTAATGATGAGGTTGATGCAGTCCAAGCTGTCCAAACTAATTTGCAGAAAGTGAAGGGCAACTGCACAGAGCTACGTAAGCAAGTCAAGAGTTTGCGTTCAAAG GTACTGAAGCTAGGAGGTAAAATTGATGACAACAAAAGCAAACTCCAAGACCAATCCGCCAAGATCTCGGAACAAGGTGCTCAGATCCAAGACTTGCGTCGTGTCGTCGATGAGCTGAGTCAAAAGGTGCTTGATATCAGTCGCTCCCATGACACAAGCATGAACAAATCATCAAGCAAAggtggcagcagcaacaaaatttcttcagTTAAGGCCTTCTTTTCGGGTTCGCACACCAGTCAATCAGGAGTAGTCACAAGGTCCAAGAGGGCCCGAGCACAAGATACTGAATCAGATCCAGTCCCACCGAAGAAGATGTgttga
- the pall gene encoding F-box only protein 28 isoform X2 produces the protein MIVGLRRLRARIKTFRTEPERKESKMSLREIMDSSSSSGSEANNRQSNLCLLELPDIVQRRIFSFLSYDEIARLRIVCKDFDIMGKTVLNKGLVAVEKFRNMCLKEVKIQLPRRESERRVHPLARHVDVLMAIETRISMLSMTYGKYIDSGLCCFIPGKVLDEMFRVLRIVRESKTPPRPHEILQELRDISSMAMEHFDEKVCSSLKPKFTSTPKAKSLLTLKMSNDEVDAVQAVQTNLQKVKGNCTELRKQVKSLRSKVLKLGGKIDDNKSKLQDQSAKISEQGAQIQDLRRVVDELSQKVLDISRSHDTSMNKSSSKGGSSNKISSVKAFFSGSHTSQSGVVTRSKRARAQDTESDPVPPKKMC, from the exons ATGATTGTTGGACTTAGACGACTTCGTGCGCGTATCAAG ACATTTCGGACTGAACCTGAAaggaaagaaagcaaaatgAGTCTTCGAGAGATAATGgactcttcttcttcttctggGTCAGAAGCTAACAACAGGCAGAGCAATTTGTGTCTGCTCGAGCTGCCTGACATTGTGCAGAGGCGAATATTCTCTTTCCTATCTTACGATGAAATTGCTCGTCTCAGAATT GTTTGCAAAGACTTTGATATTATGGGTAAAACTGTCTTGAACAAAGGACTGGTAGCTGTAGAGAAGTTTCGAAATATGTGTCTGAAAGAGGTGAAAATCCAACTGCCGCGGAGGGAGTCTGAGAGGCGGGTGCACCCTCTGGCCAGACATGTTGATGTCCTCATGGCCATAGAAACAAGAATATCTATGCTCTCTATGACCTATGGCAAATACATTGATTCAGGACTTTGTTGCTTTATTCCTGGAAAG GTTCTGGATGAAATGTTCCGTGTGCTGAGGATCGTGCGTGAATCAAAGACTCCTCCTCGACCCCATGAAATTTTGCAAGAGCTCCGTGACATCAGCTCAATGGCTATGGAGCATTTTGATGAGAAAGTTTGCTCGTCATTGAAACCAAAGTTCACAA GCACTCCTAAGGCTAAGAGCCTATTAACTTTGAAAATGTCTAATGATGAGGTTGATGCAGTCCAAGCTGTCCAAACTAATTTGCAGAAAGTGAAGGGCAACTGCACAGAGCTACGTAAGCAAGTCAAGAGTTTGCGTTCAAAG GTACTGAAGCTAGGAGGTAAAATTGATGACAACAAAAGCAAACTCCAAGACCAATCCGCCAAGATCTCGGAACAAGGTGCTCAGATCCAAGACTTGCGTCGTGTCGTCGATGAGCTGAGTCAAAAGGTGCTTGATATCAGTCGCTCCCATGACACAAGCATGAACAAATCATCAAGCAAAggtggcagcagcaacaaaatttcttcagTTAAGGCCTTCTTTTCGGGTTCGCACACCAGTCAATCAGGAGTAGTCACAAGGTCCAAGAGGGCCCGAGCACAAGATACTGAATCAGATCCAGTCCCACCGAAGAAGATGTgttga